From the Ciona intestinalis chromosome 2, KH, whole genome shotgun sequence genome, one window contains:
- the ins-l3 gene encoding insulin-like 3 protein isoform 2 (isoform 2 is encoded by transcript variant 2), giving the protein MSETSRVVSATRPSSGGTYRRLCLVTCIVVTCMAIFPGSSIAHGRKRFALSCGSRLVNSMRYMCLQEVWTPKLCSVFRTKFCGTEINFHPICRFTCITESRITSCFPIPAQQH; this is encoded by the exons atgtCGGAAACTTCTAGAGTTGTGTCAGCTACTCGGCCAAGTTCTGGGGGTACTTATAGGCGCCTGTGTCTCGTTACCTGCATAGTCGTTACCTGCATGGCAATATTTCCGGGTTCGAGCATTGCGCATGGAAGGAAACGATTTGCTCTGTCGTGCGGCAGTAGACTTGTTAACAGCATGAGATATATGTGCTTACAGGAAGTATGGACACCCAAGTTATGTTCTGTGTTTAGAACAAAATTCTGTGGAACTGAAATTAATTTTCACCCAATATGTCGTTTCACGTGCATTACGGAAAGCCGAATAA CGAGTTGTTTCCCCATACCCGCACAACAACACTAA
- the ins-l3 gene encoding insulin-like 3 protein isoform 1 (isoform 1 is encoded by transcript variant 1) — MSETSRVVSATRPSSGGTYRRLCLVTCIVVTCMAIFPGSSIAHGRKRFALSCGSRLVNSMRYMCLQEVWTPKLCSVFRTKFCGTEINFHPICRFTCITESRISDRQDIAITTSASPQRVVSPYPHNNTNDVTTPSPNASHVFRSLRSSKKLSKHTRRTKRFIAKRCCSEICSIIVLRQFCLGDET; from the exons atgtCGGAAACTTCTAGAGTTGTGTCAGCTACTCGGCCAAGTTCTGGGGGTACTTATAGGCGCCTGTGTCTCGTTACCTGCATAGTCGTTACCTGCATGGCAATATTTCCGGGTTCGAGCATTGCGCATGGAAGGAAACGATTTGCTCTGTCGTGCGGCAGTAGACTTGTTAACAGCATGAGATATATGTGCTTACAGGAAGTATGGACACCCAAGTTATGTTCTGTGTTTAGAACAAAATTCTGTGGAACTGAAATTAATTTTCACCCAATATGTCGTTTCACGTGCATTACGGAAAGCCGAATAA GTGACCGGCAAGACATTGCAATAACAACTTCTGCTTCACCACAGCGAGTTGTTTCCCCATACCCGCACAACAACACTAATGATGTGACAACGCCCTCACCGAATGCATCCCACGTATTTAG ATCGTTGCGTTCATCAAAGAAACTGAGCAAACACACGAGGCGAACAAAACGGTTTATCGCAAAAAGATGTTGCAGTGAAATATGTTCGATTATTGTTTTACGACAATTCTGTCTCGGTGACGAAACTTAA